In Desulfosudis oleivorans Hxd3, the DNA window TGTCCCAGGGCATGAGCGGATATGCCAAGCAGCTTGAATCGGCCACGGCCAACCAGCGGGTGACCGACAATCCCCTGGTGGTCAAGGGTGTAAAAACGGAGGGACCGGGACAGTGCGACATCGTGATCAGCAGCGCCGATGCCGAGATGCTGAAAAGCGCGGCGGAAAACCTGTCGTTTCTTGAAAAGTGCCGGGTCATGATTGTTGTGGATTAAGACCACCCGCGCTGTATGGCGCATTACCCGGACGTTTAATAAAAACTGGAGGAAAACCCCATGCGGTCAAAAACCTTTCTTTACTTTATGGCGCTTTTCGGCCTGGTATTTTTGTTTGCCTGCGGCCCCAAGGCAGTTGCGCCGGAAGCCCAGATGGACACACCGGAACACCATGTGACCAACGGCAACAAGTTTCTGAAGGCCGACAAGCTGGATGAAGCCTTTACCGCCTTTACCCGGGCGACCCAGCTGGACCCCAAATACGCGCCGGCCTATGTGGGCCTGGGGCTGGTCCACGGCAAACAGGGAATCTTTGACAAGGCATTTGACGCCATGAAACAGGCGGCCCGCTTTGCCAAAACCGACGCCCAGCACGCCGAAACCAGTGTGGGTTACATCCGCCTGTACACCATGGGCGGCCCGGCAGTGGAAGAGAACTGGCTCAACAAGGCCGGCAACCATTTTGAGCGGGCCCACAAGCTGGCGCCCCGGGACCCGGCCCCCTATTTTTACATGGGCATGGCCTATCGCAACGCCTATCGTTTTTCAGATGCCGCCGGCATGTTCAAGGCGGTGCTGGACCTGGACAAAGACTTTGTGGAAGCCGCGGACCGGGAGTATGCGGTGATGCAGCGCATCGAACGGGCCATGCCCGGCACCTCGGTGGGCAAGAAGATCGCCCTGCTGGAGGCCATCACCCGGGCCGACGTGGCCGCGCTTTTTATCGAAGAGCTGAAGGTGGACGAGCTGTTTGAAAAAAATACACCCAAAACCTTTGACACCGCCTTCAA includes these proteins:
- a CDS encoding tetratricopeptide repeat protein codes for the protein MRSKTFLYFMALFGLVFLFACGPKAVAPEAQMDTPEHHVTNGNKFLKADKLDEAFTAFTRATQLDPKYAPAYVGLGLVHGKQGIFDKAFDAMKQAARFAKTDAQHAETSVGYIRLYTMGGPAVEENWLNKAGNHFERAHKLAPRDPAPYFYMGMAYRNAYRFSDAAGMFKAVLDLDKDFVEAADREYAVMQRIERAMPGTSVGKKIALLEAITRADVAALFIEELKVDELFEKNTPKTFDTAFKAPGAAFKTGEYVKAPAVTDIDNHVLRQDIEAVVRLQIKGLQPGPDHTFEPDKYITRAEFAMMIEDILIKITGDNSLATRFIGTESPFPDLRSDLAFFNAAMVCVTRNIMETVDTATGEFRPQGMVSGADALLSIRQMKVQLNK